The Megachile rotundata isolate GNS110a chromosome 11, iyMegRotu1, whole genome shotgun sequence genome includes a region encoding these proteins:
- the LOC100883196 gene encoding FERM, ARHGEF and pleckstrin domain-containing protein 1 isoform X3, translating into MNDIESISMKGSGGSKMPHSHSTPAGVDGGSRTPPTTPRKAGKMLAVRVQMLDDTITMFQVQAKALGRVLFDQVCKQLHLLEADYFGLEYQEPNGTKYWLDLEKPVCRQVGLSLIDPLLRFCVKFYTPDPAQLEEEFTRYLFCLQIKRDLAQGLLQCNDNTAALMASYIVQAECGDYVLEDYPDHTYLSTYKFVPHQDQELERRIMENHKKHAGQSPAEADLNLLETARRCELYGMKMHPAKDHENVPLNLAVAHMGIVVFQNYTKINTFSWAKIRKISFKRKRFLIKLHPEGYGYYKDTVEFFFEGRNECKNFWKKCVENHGFFRCSVVKRVVRQKTRVLSRGSSFRYSGKTQKQIVEFVRDNYVKRQTFQRSNSFRQTSSGRALQGLEGGGYRGATPSSSLMGSSSISAHPLLPLGDPALETPALSLSCGSMTLDSPTTVTSVSMGGTIHRREDTATSFRTLTSIDVHSPATPSQVPAPRQMLVTSQQRISSAGGDPNNRWSYANGYVNSPAWHVPLRVAQIRNVMVHATPRTLTNRFIPAYPR; encoded by the exons ATGAACGATATAGAAAGCATAAGCATGAAAGGCAGCGGTGGATCTAAGATGCCTCATAGTCATTCGACTCCGGCAGGTGTAGATGGAGGTAGTAGAACTCCTCCTACGACACCTAGAAAAGCTGGAAAGATGCTTGCTGTTCGTGTGCAAATGTTggatgatacaattacaatgtttcAAGTTCAg GCAAAAGCATTGGGCAGAGTATTATTTGATCAGGTTTGCAAGCAGTTACATCTTTTAGAAGCCGATTATTTTGGTCTCGAGTACCAGGAACCAAACGGAACAAAA TATTGGTTAGATTTAGAAAAGCCCGTTTGTAGACAAGTGGGATTGTCACTGATCGACCCACTGTTGAGATTTTGTGTTAAATTTTATACACCTGATCCTGCACAATTGGAGGAGGAGTTCACAAGATATTTATTTTGCCTTCAAATCAAACGAGACTTAGCTCAAGGTTTATTACAGTGCAATGATAATACAGCAGCTTTGATGGCCAGTTATATTGTTCAAG CCGAATGTGGAGATTACGTGTTAGAGGATTATCCAGATCACACATATTTGTCGACGTACAAATTTGTGCCTCATCAAGATCAAGAATTGGAACGTCGCATCATGGAGAATCATAAGAAACACGC CGGTCAATCTCCGGCGGAGGCAGACTTGAATTTGCTAGAAACGGCACGTCGTTGCGAGTTGTACGGAATGAAAATGCATCCAGCAAAA GATCACGAAAATGTACCTCTGAACTTGGCGGTGGCGCACATGGGGATCGTAGTCTTTCAAAATTACACCAAGATAAACACGTTCAGTTGGGCGAAAATCAGGAAAATCAGTTTTAAGAGGAAACGATTTCTGATCAAACTTCATCCGGAGGGTTAC GGTTATTACAAAGACACGGTGGAGTTCTTTTTCGAGGGACGTaacgaatgtaaaaatttctggAAGAAGTGCGTGGAGAACCATGGATTCTTCCGTTGCTCCGTGGTGAAACGAGTGGTACGACAGAAAACTCGAGTCCTCAGCCGCGGCTCGTCGTTCAG GTATAGCGGCAAGACTCAGAAGCAAATCGTCGAGTTCGTGCGAGACAATTACGTGAAGAGGCAGACGTTTCAAAG GTCCAATTCGTTCCGGCAGACTAGCAGTGGTAGGGCATTGCAGGGCTTGGAGGGGGGAGGTTATCGTGGGGCCACTCCAAGCAGCTCCCTTATGGGCAGCTCCAGCATCTCTGCCCACCCCCTCCTGCCCCTCGGCGATCCTG CACTGGAAACCCCAGCTCTGTCTCTATCATGCGGCTCGATGACACTGGATTCTCCGACGACTGTGACGAGTGTCTCGATGGGAGGGACGATTCACCGTCGCGAAGACACAGCTACGTCGTTTCGGACACTTACGTCCATCGACGTCCATTCCCCGGCCACACCCAGCCAGGTCCCAGCACCGCGGCAGATGCTTGTTACCAGCCAGCAACGGATTTCATCAGCAG
- the LOC100883418 gene encoding solute carrier family 2, facilitated glucose transporter member 10 isoform X1 — protein sequence MSDEEDTAILLNSANKTVETSISKVPNENYQCLPTKNLRKPLPKQTDNLTPLTSGNQNVFVSTVAILAGIAFGCDMGIAKPIAPLIKHEFNLNCFEKDFVISIWFSGALMGGLTGGFLIDSFGRRWTMISMLIFLTFGATLSALANHYILLLIARTICGYSGSVSAVAHCIYMAEVSDSNKRGYNIMLYQLGIATGFLISVIAAAVKNIDYQWRFSIGITAVPALAACIITIIFLQRSPPFLLYKRMANVSKTSSKSAWNTVFTTLTIMAFLLILQQSTGKRQVLYYAPRLFALLGICSNIAEVTALISLGIVKVFSTMLCLVIIERCGRRTALITSATICMTTISLLSLLATIDRGDDNLDIVNTHCKNHHSEDVKIQNVLPTGSPPPFPLLPTPLAVIAPSPETWTQIKASCETQNIIVSEGLTGGLRILAVITLLVYEAAYALGLGPVPLLNLTEVFPAAVRGRCISFISIVIWITYIIATESVSAMAKSLTLAGSYLFYSFMCLITIVYVFLLIPETKSKTLHQVAQGLRKNSLGTRICNNLRSLPLICHIQWIKKYDGNVSNGQSTLI from the exons ATGTCAGACGAAGAAGATACAGCAATATTATTAAACAGTGCAAACAAAACTGTTGAAACATCTATAAGTAAAGTACCAAATGAAAATTATCAATGTCTGCCCACAAAGAATCTGAGAAAACCGCTTCCAAAACAGACCGACAATTTGACACCGTTAACATCAGGCAATCAAAATGTGTTCGTTTCTACGGTTGCAATTTTGGCAGGTATTGCCTTTGGATGTGATATGGGCATAGCAAAACCTATAGCCCCTTTGATCAAACACGAATTCAACTTGAATTGCTTTGAGAAAGATTTTGTAATAAGTATTTGGTTCAGTGGAGCTCTTATGGGTGGTTTAACTGGTG GTTTTTTAATCGATTCCTTTGGTCGACGATGGACTATGATATCTATGTTGATCTTCCTCACTTTTGGTGCAACATTATCAGCATTGGCAAATCATTATATTTTGCTACTTATTGCACGGACCATTTGCGGATATTCAGGATCTGTTTCAGCTGTAGCTCACTGCATATACATGGCAGAAGTATCTGATTCTAATAAGCGTGGATATAACATAATGTTATATCAACTGGGTATAGCTACCGGATTTTTAATTTCCGTCATTGCTGCTGCCGTTAAAAACATAGATTACCAATGGCGATTTTCCATCGGTATAACGGCCGTTCCCGCCCTGGCCGCGTGCATCATCACCATCATATTTCTCCAACGATCTCCACCCTTCTTGCTATACAAAAGAATGGCGAACGTTTCGAAAACATCATCCAAGAGTGCTTGGAACACGGTTTTCACGACTCTGACAATTATGGCTTTCTTGTTGATATTGCAACAAAGTACCGGTAAACGACAAGTGTTATATTACGCCCCAAGATTGTTCGCACTGTTAGGCATTTGTTCCA ACATTGCAGAAGTTACGGCTTTAATATCTCTTGGCATAGTCAAGGTATTCAGTACGATGTTGTGTCTGGTCATCATAGAAAGATGCGGACGTCGAACAGCTTTGATTACGTCTGCAACTATTTGCATGACAACGATATCATTGTTATCCTTACTCGCCACGATAGATAGAGGCGACGATAATTTAGATATTGTAAATACTCATTGCAAGAATCACCATAGCGAGGACGTTAAAATCCAAAATGTTTTACCTACTGGATCTCCACCACCGTTTCCTTTACTGCCAACTCCATTAGCGGTTATTGCTCCCAGTCCAGAGACATGGACACAAATTAAAGCATCCTGCGAA ACACAGAATATTATTGTATCCGAAGGTTTGACCGGTGGTTTGCGTATTTTAGCGGTGATAACGCTGCTCGTTTATGAAGCAGCATACGCGTTAGGACTTGGTCCAGTGCCTCTATTGAATCTCACAGAAGTTTTCCCTGCAGCGGTTCGAGGAAGGTGTATTAGTTTCATTTCCATCGTGATATGGATAACGTACATTATTGCTACAGAGTCAGTTAGCGCGATGGCca AATCGTTGACGTTAGCTGGATCGTATCTGTTTTATAGCTTTATGTGCCTCATCACTATAGTTTACGTTTTTCTACTTATCCCAGAAACGAAAAGCAAGACTCTTCATCAAGTTGCTCAAGGATTACGCAAAAATTCCCTCGGAACGCGTATATGCAATAACTTGCGTAGCTTGCCACTTATTTGTCACATCCAGTGGATAAAGAAGTATGACGGCAACGTAAGTAACGGGCAGAGTACGTTAATTTGA
- the LOC100883418 gene encoding solute carrier family 2, facilitated glucose transporter member 10 isoform X2 produces the protein MSDEEDTAILLNSANKTVETSISKVPNENYQCLPTKNLRKPLPKQTDNLTPLTSGNQNVFVSTVAILAGIAFGCDMGIAKPIAPLIKHEFNLNCFEKDFVISIWFSGALMGGLTGGFLIDSFGRRWTMISMLIFLTFGATLSALANHYILLLIARTICGYSGSVSAVAHCIYMAEVSDSNKRGYNIMLYQLGIATGFLISVIAAAVKNIDYQWRFSIGITAVPALAACIITIIFLQRSPPFLLYKRMANVSKTSSKSAWNTVFTTLTIMAFLLILQQSTGKRQVLYYAPRLFALLGICSNIAEVTALISLGIVKVFSTMLCLVIIERCGRRTALITSATICMTTISLLSLLATIDRGDDNLDIVNTHCKNHHSEDVKIQNVLPTGSPPPFPLLPTPLAVIAPSPETWTQIKASCETQNIIVSEGLTGGLRILAVITLLVYEAAYALGLGPVPLLNLTEVFPAAVRGRCISFISIVIWITYIIATESVSAMAKSLTLAGSYLFYSFMCLITIVYVFLLIPETKSKTLHQVAQGLRKNSLGTRICNNLRSLPLICHIQWIKKYDGNIYNII, from the exons ATGTCAGACGAAGAAGATACAGCAATATTATTAAACAGTGCAAACAAAACTGTTGAAACATCTATAAGTAAAGTACCAAATGAAAATTATCAATGTCTGCCCACAAAGAATCTGAGAAAACCGCTTCCAAAACAGACCGACAATTTGACACCGTTAACATCAGGCAATCAAAATGTGTTCGTTTCTACGGTTGCAATTTTGGCAGGTATTGCCTTTGGATGTGATATGGGCATAGCAAAACCTATAGCCCCTTTGATCAAACACGAATTCAACTTGAATTGCTTTGAGAAAGATTTTGTAATAAGTATTTGGTTCAGTGGAGCTCTTATGGGTGGTTTAACTGGTG GTTTTTTAATCGATTCCTTTGGTCGACGATGGACTATGATATCTATGTTGATCTTCCTCACTTTTGGTGCAACATTATCAGCATTGGCAAATCATTATATTTTGCTACTTATTGCACGGACCATTTGCGGATATTCAGGATCTGTTTCAGCTGTAGCTCACTGCATATACATGGCAGAAGTATCTGATTCTAATAAGCGTGGATATAACATAATGTTATATCAACTGGGTATAGCTACCGGATTTTTAATTTCCGTCATTGCTGCTGCCGTTAAAAACATAGATTACCAATGGCGATTTTCCATCGGTATAACGGCCGTTCCCGCCCTGGCCGCGTGCATCATCACCATCATATTTCTCCAACGATCTCCACCCTTCTTGCTATACAAAAGAATGGCGAACGTTTCGAAAACATCATCCAAGAGTGCTTGGAACACGGTTTTCACGACTCTGACAATTATGGCTTTCTTGTTGATATTGCAACAAAGTACCGGTAAACGACAAGTGTTATATTACGCCCCAAGATTGTTCGCACTGTTAGGCATTTGTTCCA ACATTGCAGAAGTTACGGCTTTAATATCTCTTGGCATAGTCAAGGTATTCAGTACGATGTTGTGTCTGGTCATCATAGAAAGATGCGGACGTCGAACAGCTTTGATTACGTCTGCAACTATTTGCATGACAACGATATCATTGTTATCCTTACTCGCCACGATAGATAGAGGCGACGATAATTTAGATATTGTAAATACTCATTGCAAGAATCACCATAGCGAGGACGTTAAAATCCAAAATGTTTTACCTACTGGATCTCCACCACCGTTTCCTTTACTGCCAACTCCATTAGCGGTTATTGCTCCCAGTCCAGAGACATGGACACAAATTAAAGCATCCTGCGAA ACACAGAATATTATTGTATCCGAAGGTTTGACCGGTGGTTTGCGTATTTTAGCGGTGATAACGCTGCTCGTTTATGAAGCAGCATACGCGTTAGGACTTGGTCCAGTGCCTCTATTGAATCTCACAGAAGTTTTCCCTGCAGCGGTTCGAGGAAGGTGTATTAGTTTCATTTCCATCGTGATATGGATAACGTACATTATTGCTACAGAGTCAGTTAGCGCGATGGCca AATCGTTGACGTTAGCTGGATCGTATCTGTTTTATAGCTTTATGTGCCTCATCACTATAGTTTACGTTTTTCTACTTATCCCAGAAACGAAAAGCAAGACTCTTCATCAAGTTGCTCAAGGATTACGCAAAAATTCCCTCGGAACGCGTATATGCAATAACTTGCGTAGCTTGCCACTTATTTGTCACATCCAGTGGATAAAGAAGTATGACGGCAAC atttacaatattatataa
- the LOC100883196 gene encoding FERM, ARHGEF and pleckstrin domain-containing protein 1 isoform X4, whose protein sequence is MNDIESISMKGSGGSKMPHSHSTPAGVDGGSRTPPTTPRKAGKMLAVRVQMLDDTITMFQVQAKALGRVLFDQVCKQLHLLEADYFGLEYQEPNGTKYWLDLEKPVCRQVGLSLIDPLLRFCVKFYTPDPAQLEEEFTRYLFCLQIKRDLAQGLLQCNDNTAALMASYIVQAECGDYVLEDYPDHTYLSTYKFVPHQDQELERRIMENHKKHAGQSPAEADLNLLETARRCELYGMKMHPAKDHENVPLNLAVAHMGIVVFQNYTKINTFSWAKIRKISFKRKRFLIKLHPEGYGYYKDTVEFFFEGRNECKNFWKKCVENHGFFRCSVVKRVVRQKTRVLSRGSSFRYSGKTQKQIVEFVRDNYVKRQTFQSTGNPSSVSIMRLDDTGFSDDCDECLDGRDDSPSRRHSYVVSDTYVHRRPFPGHTQPGPSTAADACYQPATDFISRYRDR, encoded by the exons ATGAACGATATAGAAAGCATAAGCATGAAAGGCAGCGGTGGATCTAAGATGCCTCATAGTCATTCGACTCCGGCAGGTGTAGATGGAGGTAGTAGAACTCCTCCTACGACACCTAGAAAAGCTGGAAAGATGCTTGCTGTTCGTGTGCAAATGTTggatgatacaattacaatgtttcAAGTTCAg GCAAAAGCATTGGGCAGAGTATTATTTGATCAGGTTTGCAAGCAGTTACATCTTTTAGAAGCCGATTATTTTGGTCTCGAGTACCAGGAACCAAACGGAACAAAA TATTGGTTAGATTTAGAAAAGCCCGTTTGTAGACAAGTGGGATTGTCACTGATCGACCCACTGTTGAGATTTTGTGTTAAATTTTATACACCTGATCCTGCACAATTGGAGGAGGAGTTCACAAGATATTTATTTTGCCTTCAAATCAAACGAGACTTAGCTCAAGGTTTATTACAGTGCAATGATAATACAGCAGCTTTGATGGCCAGTTATATTGTTCAAG CCGAATGTGGAGATTACGTGTTAGAGGATTATCCAGATCACACATATTTGTCGACGTACAAATTTGTGCCTCATCAAGATCAAGAATTGGAACGTCGCATCATGGAGAATCATAAGAAACACGC CGGTCAATCTCCGGCGGAGGCAGACTTGAATTTGCTAGAAACGGCACGTCGTTGCGAGTTGTACGGAATGAAAATGCATCCAGCAAAA GATCACGAAAATGTACCTCTGAACTTGGCGGTGGCGCACATGGGGATCGTAGTCTTTCAAAATTACACCAAGATAAACACGTTCAGTTGGGCGAAAATCAGGAAAATCAGTTTTAAGAGGAAACGATTTCTGATCAAACTTCATCCGGAGGGTTAC GGTTATTACAAAGACACGGTGGAGTTCTTTTTCGAGGGACGTaacgaatgtaaaaatttctggAAGAAGTGCGTGGAGAACCATGGATTCTTCCGTTGCTCCGTGGTGAAACGAGTGGTACGACAGAAAACTCGAGTCCTCAGCCGCGGCTCGTCGTTCAG GTATAGCGGCAAGACTCAGAAGCAAATCGTCGAGTTCGTGCGAGACAATTACGTGAAGAGGCAGACGTTTCAAAG CACTGGAAACCCCAGCTCTGTCTCTATCATGCGGCTCGATGACACTGGATTCTCCGACGACTGTGACGAGTGTCTCGATGGGAGGGACGATTCACCGTCGCGAAGACACAGCTACGTCGTTTCGGACACTTACGTCCATCGACGTCCATTCCCCGGCCACACCCAGCCAGGTCCCAGCACCGCGGCAGATGCTTGTTACCAGCCAGCAACGGATTTCATCAGCAG
- the LOC100883196 gene encoding FERM, ARHGEF and pleckstrin domain-containing protein 1 isoform X5, translated as MNDIESISMKGSGGSKMPHSHSTPAGVDGGSRTPPTTPRKAGKMLAVRVQMLDDTITMFQVQAKALGRVLFDQVCKQLHLLEADYFGLEYQEPNGTKYWLDLEKPVCRQVGLSLIDPLLRFCVKFYTPDPAQLEEEFTRYLFCLQIKRDLAQGLLQCNDNTAALMASYIVQAECGDYVLEDYPDHTYLSTYKFVPHQDQELERRIMENHKKHAGQSPAEADLNLLETARRCELYGMKMHPAKDHENVPLNLAVAHMGIVVFQNYTKINTFSWAKIRKISFKRKRFLIKLHPEGYGYYKDTVEFFFEGRNECKNFWKKCVENHGFFRCSVVKRVVRQKTRVLSRGSSFRYSGKTQKQIVEFVRDNYVKRQTFQSTGNPSSVSIMRLDDTGFSDDCDECLDGRDDSPSRRHSYVVSDTYVHRRPFPGHTQPGPSTAADACYQPATDFISRW; from the exons ATGAACGATATAGAAAGCATAAGCATGAAAGGCAGCGGTGGATCTAAGATGCCTCATAGTCATTCGACTCCGGCAGGTGTAGATGGAGGTAGTAGAACTCCTCCTACGACACCTAGAAAAGCTGGAAAGATGCTTGCTGTTCGTGTGCAAATGTTggatgatacaattacaatgtttcAAGTTCAg GCAAAAGCATTGGGCAGAGTATTATTTGATCAGGTTTGCAAGCAGTTACATCTTTTAGAAGCCGATTATTTTGGTCTCGAGTACCAGGAACCAAACGGAACAAAA TATTGGTTAGATTTAGAAAAGCCCGTTTGTAGACAAGTGGGATTGTCACTGATCGACCCACTGTTGAGATTTTGTGTTAAATTTTATACACCTGATCCTGCACAATTGGAGGAGGAGTTCACAAGATATTTATTTTGCCTTCAAATCAAACGAGACTTAGCTCAAGGTTTATTACAGTGCAATGATAATACAGCAGCTTTGATGGCCAGTTATATTGTTCAAG CCGAATGTGGAGATTACGTGTTAGAGGATTATCCAGATCACACATATTTGTCGACGTACAAATTTGTGCCTCATCAAGATCAAGAATTGGAACGTCGCATCATGGAGAATCATAAGAAACACGC CGGTCAATCTCCGGCGGAGGCAGACTTGAATTTGCTAGAAACGGCACGTCGTTGCGAGTTGTACGGAATGAAAATGCATCCAGCAAAA GATCACGAAAATGTACCTCTGAACTTGGCGGTGGCGCACATGGGGATCGTAGTCTTTCAAAATTACACCAAGATAAACACGTTCAGTTGGGCGAAAATCAGGAAAATCAGTTTTAAGAGGAAACGATTTCTGATCAAACTTCATCCGGAGGGTTAC GGTTATTACAAAGACACGGTGGAGTTCTTTTTCGAGGGACGTaacgaatgtaaaaatttctggAAGAAGTGCGTGGAGAACCATGGATTCTTCCGTTGCTCCGTGGTGAAACGAGTGGTACGACAGAAAACTCGAGTCCTCAGCCGCGGCTCGTCGTTCAG GTATAGCGGCAAGACTCAGAAGCAAATCGTCGAGTTCGTGCGAGACAATTACGTGAAGAGGCAGACGTTTCAAAG CACTGGAAACCCCAGCTCTGTCTCTATCATGCGGCTCGATGACACTGGATTCTCCGACGACTGTGACGAGTGTCTCGATGGGAGGGACGATTCACCGTCGCGAAGACACAGCTACGTCGTTTCGGACACTTACGTCCATCGACGTCCATTCCCCGGCCACACCCAGCCAGGTCCCAGCACCGCGGCAGATGCTTGTTACCAGCCAGCAACGGATTTCATCAGCAG